ATCGAGGCGGTCGCCCGCAGCTGAGACGCCCGGGCCCGCCCGCGATCGGCGCCTCGGCGGCCCGGGTCGACCGCCGGCTCTGGCGCCCCGGGCGGCGGCCGACGGATCGAGGGGCCGGGAGGTGGGAGGCGCACAAACCATCGTGCTGCTCGGGCGCCGCTCGAACGCGATGTGGCCTAGGCTGCGCGAATGAGCGAAGTACGGCTGGCCGGTCAACTGGTCTGCAAGAACGCCGACGAGTCCGCTCCGGTCCGTCGATACCTGCCGGCACACATCGAGCTCACCGAGGCAGAACCCGGGTGCATCTCGTTCGAGGTGACGCCGACCGAGGATCCGCTGATCTGGATCGTCACCGAGCGCTTCGCTCACGCTGACGCCTTCACAGCACATCAGGCCCGTGTCGCCGGAAGCGAATGGGGGCGGATGACGGCTGGGATCGCGCGTGATTACACCGTCTCCGGGTTGACCGACTGACCGCGTTCGCCGACCGGATGCCGGCCTCCACGACGCCGCCTGGGGACCGTGGAGAGGAAACTATCGGTCCGGGCCCGCCGGGTCGACCGCGGGCTCAGGCGCCCCGGGCGGGGGCGGCTCGGACGGCGGTCTGGGGGAGGGCTCCGGGGGCGTCGTGCCGGGGCCGGGCGGCGCCTCCGGCGGATCGAGGGGCCCGGGCGTCGGGAGGCTCATGCGTCCGCCTGCCGCTCGGGCGCGAGATCATCGGCCTCAGGATCGTCCGGGACGGGGTTCCCCGGCATCGCGGTGCCCGCCGCGGCCTCGGTGAAGGCCGGGTTGTCGAGCGCCGCCGCGGTGTCGGCGCGGTCCGCGAGCTCGCCGGAGCGCAGCTCCTCGTCTCGCGTCCGGTCGCTCATGCGCCGCCGCCGGTCTGGATCGCCTCGTCGACGTCGTCGCGGGGCGGCCCCTCGGGGAGCACGGCGCCCGCATCGTCGGGCGCATCCCCGCCGAGGACGGGGTCGTGCTCGAGGTCCTCCTCGACGGGGGCGATCTCCTCCGCCTCGGCCAGTGCGGGATCGGGGTTCGGGCGGTCCATGTCGGCTCCACTTCGTCGATTGTCCGTGACCTCCAGGAGACGCCTCGACGCCTCCCGGAGCAAGGGGCCCGCGCGAGGTGCCAGCCCGCGCACAGGCGGCGTGCACGCGGCATCCGGCGAGCGGAACACCGCCGCGGCTAGCGTGGGCTGATGAGCGCATCGCCGTCGTCCACCGTCACCGCGATCACCGGCGGCTACGTCGTCCCCGTCGCCGGCCCCGCGATCGAGGGCGGCACGGTCCTCGTCGAGCGCGGCACGATCACCGCCGTCGGATCCCGCGAGCAGGTCGCCGTCCCGGACGGCGCTCGGATCGTGGACGCCGCGGGCCGCTGGGTGCTGCCCGGCTTCATCGAGGCGCACGGCCACGTCGGCATCCACGAGGAGGGCGTGGGCGTCGAGGGCAACGACACGAACGAGATGACCGGGCCGAACATGGCGGGCGTGCGCGCCATCGACGCGATCGACATCGACGACGAGGGATTCCGGGACGCGCTGCGCGGCGGCATCACGAGCGTGGTCGTGAAGCCGGGTTCCGGCAACCCGATCGGCGGGCGCACGCTCGCGATGAAGACCTGGGGCGGGCGCACGATCGACGAGCAGGTGATCTCGGATGCCGTGAGCGTCAAGTCCGCACTCGGCGAGAACCCGAAGCGCGTCTACGGCGCCAAGGCGCAGACGCCCTCCACCCGGCTCGGCGTCGCCCTCGTCATCCGCCAGGCTTTCGAGGAGGCCCGGCACTACGCGGCGAGCCGCGCCGAGGCGGCGCTCGAGTCGAAGCCCTTCAAGCGCGACCTCGCGCTCGAGACCCTCGCCGCGGTCCTCGACGGCGAGCTCATCTGGGACCAGCACGTGCACCGCCACGACGACATCGCGACCGCGATCCGGCTCGCCGACGAGTTCGGCTACCGCCTCGTGATCAATCACGGGACCGAGGGCAACAAGGTGGCCGATGTGCTCGCCGAGCGCGACATCCCGGTCATCTTCGGGCCGATGTTCACCGCGCGCGCGAAGGTCGAGCTCAAGGACCGCGCGATCGCGAACCTCGCGGCGCTGGCCCGCGCCGGGGTGCGCGTCGCGATCACGACCGACCACCCGGTCGTCCCGATCGACTTCCTCGTGCACCAGGCCTCCCTCGCGGTGAAGGAGGGGCTGCCCCGCCAGGTCGCCCTCGAGGCGCTCACCGTCAACCCGGCGGCCATCCTCGGGCTCGACGGCCGCGTCGGCGCGCTGGCGCCCGGGCTCGACGCGGACCTCGTCATCTGGTCGGGCGACCCCCTCGACGTGGGATCGCGGGCCGAGCTCGTGCTCGTCGGCGGCCGCGAGGTCTATCGATGGGATGCGGCGGCGGGGCTCGGCCGGGTCGTCGAGCGCGCCGAGCGCTTCGCCTGAGCGAGGCCCCCGGCGCGCCGGCGTCGCGGGATGCGCCGGCTCAGGTGAGCCGCTCGTCCTCGGTGCCGCGCCAGCGCGCGAGCGCCGACATGAGGTGGTAGACGACGAGCGCCGCGACCGTGCCCAGGATGATGCCCGTGAAGGTCATCCCGCCGCCGGAGACGGTGAAGTCGGCGATCGCCATGATGAGCGCCACGCCCGCGGTGAGCTGGTTCTTCGGCTTCGAGAAGTCGACCCGGTTCTCGACCCAGATGCGCACGCCGATGATGCCGATGAGGCCGTAGAGCGCCGTCGTGACGCCGCCGAGCACGCCCTCGGGGATCGCGAAGATGAGCGCGCCGACCTTCGGCGAGAGCGCGAGCAGGATGGCGACGATGCCGGCGACCCAGTACGCCGCGGTCGAGAAGACGCGGGTGGCCGACATGACGCCGATGTTCTCGCCGTAGGTCGTCGTGGGGGAGCCGCCGCCGAGGCCGGCGATCGTGGAGGCGAGCCCGTCGGCGAAGAGCGCGCGGCCGGTGAGCGGCGAGAGGTCGCGGTCGATGAGCTGCCCGACGCCCTTGATGTGCCCGACGTTCTCGGCGACGAGCGCGAGCACGACCGGGAGGAACATGAGGTAGATCGTGAGGTGCTGCGGCGAGAACTCCGGGAGGGTGAAGACGGGGAGGCCGAGCAGGGGCGCCTCGTTGAACGCGCCGAGGTCGAACTCGCCCGCGATCGCGGCGGCGATCGTGCCGACGACGACGCCGATGATGATCGAGAGGCGGCCGAGCAGCCCCTTGAACAGCACCGCGGAGAGGATGATCGCGAGGAGCGTGATCGTCGCGATGAGCGGCGAGGCCTCGAAGTTGGTCTTCGCGGCGGGCGCGAGGTTGAAGCCGATGAGTGCGACGATCGCGCCGCTCACGACGGGCGGCATGAGGACGTCGATCCAGCGGGTGCCGACCCGGTGGACGATCGCGCCGACGATCATGAGCAGCACGCCGACGACGATGACGCCGGCGAGCGCCGCCCCCTGACCGGCGGCCGCCGTCGCCGCGCCGATGGGCGCGAGGAACGCGAAGGAGGAGCCGAGGTAGCTGGGGAGGCGGTTGCGGGTGATGAGCAGGAACAGCAGCGTGCCGAGCCCCGAGAAGAGCAGCGTCGCCGAGGGGTCGAAGCCGGTGATGCGCGGCACGAGGAACGTGGCCCCGAACATGGCGATGACGTGCTGCGCGCCGAATCCGACGGTGCGCGGCCAGCTGAGGCGCTCCTCGGGCTGGACGATCTCGGATGCGCCGACCTCTCGGCCGTCGCCGTGCAGCTTCCAGGGCAGGGCCATGTCGCTCCTCGTGCTCGGGGGATGCGGCCGGTGGGCCCGCGCCCACGAGCGTAGCGTCGCCCGCGTTTCCGGCGTGTCACACGAGGGCGGCATAGCCTGGAGCCGTGCACCTCCCCGATCACCGCAGCATCCCCGTCGACGACACCTCGCGCCGCGCGCTCGCGGACCGCGGGCTCGACTACCGCCTCGTCGACACCGCGGACCACGCCGACTTCGACCCCTGGCTCCAGGCCGAGGTCCGCGGCTTCCTCGGCGGCGAGGAGGCGGCCGACCGGCTCGAGGCGCTCCGCGGCTCGATGGGGTCGCGGCGCACCGTCGGCGTGTACGACCGCTCGGGTGCGGAGCCCGGCATCCCGATCGCGACGCTGAGCTCGTGGGCGGAGGAGCTCACCATCCCCGGACGCCGGGTCGTGCCGGCCTGGGCGATCAGCTCCGTGACGGTCGCGCCGACGCATCGGCGACGCGGCATCGCCCGGGCGCTGCTCGAGGGCGAGCTGCGTGTCGCCGCGGCCGCGGGCCTGCCGCTCGCGATGCTCACCGTCTCGGAGGCCTCGATCTACGGCCGCTACGGCTTCGCGCCGGCGGCGTTCGCGACCGAGTGGCGGATCGACGCGCGTCGCGCCGGCTGGATCGGCCCCGAGCCCGCCGGCCGCGTCGACCTCGTGAGCCGCGAGCGCTTCCGCGAGGAGGCGCCCGTGCTGCACGACCGCGTCCGGGTCGCCCGTCCCGGCGAGATCCGGCCCTGGCCGGGCCTCTGGGAGCGGATGGCGGGGCTCCAGAAGGGCGGCGAGGAGGAGGGCCGCAAGCTCCGCGCGATCCGCTGCGCCGACGAGCACGGCGTGACGCAGGGACTCGCGATCTACCGCATCGCCGGCGGCGAGGAGGACTTCTCGAACCACGAGCTGCATCTGAGCTACCTGCTGTCGGCGACGGCCGACGCCGAGGCGGCGCTCTGGCGCTTCGTGCTCTCGCACGATCTGGTCGGCACCGTGACCGCGCCCCTGCGCTCCGTCGACGAGCCGCTGCGCTGGTGGCTCGCCGACCAGCGCGCGGCGAAGGTGACGGTCCGCGACCACCAGTGGCTCCGCATCCTCGATCCCGCGGCGCTCGGCCTGCCGTCCGATCTCGACCTCGAGCGCCCCGGGCGGGCCCTCGCCGACTGGCTCGCGAGCGGCGAGGAGACGCCTCACCTCAGCGTCTGGTACTAGCCGGGATGCGCGGGGGCGGCCGTCGGCACGACCGCCCCCGCGAGGGCTCACTCGCCCTTGACGTTCACCACCTGCCGCAGGCGGTGGACGATCTCGACGAGACCCTCGGCGTCGGACATGACCTGGTCGATGTCCTTGTACGCCGCGGGGATCTCGTCGAGGAACGCCTCCGAGTCGCGGAACTCGATTCCCGTCATCGCCTCGCGCAGCTCCGCGTGCGTGAAGCGCCGCCTCGCCGCGGACCGCGAGAAGCGCCGCCCCGCACCGTGCGGCGAGGAGTGGAGCGACATCGGGTGGCCAAGACCGCGCACCACGTAGGAGGCCGTGCCCATCGAGCCCGGGATCAGCCCCATCTCACCCGGGCGCGCGGAGATCGCGCCCTTCCGCGAGAGCCACACGTCCTTCCCGAAGTGCCGCTCGAGTTGCGTGAAGTTGTGGTGGCAGTTGATCCGCTCGTGCTCGACGACGGGCTCGCCTATCCACCCGGCGAGCTGCTGGACGAGACGGTCCATCATCTCCTCCCGGTTGAGCAGCGCGTAGCGCTGCGCCCACCGGAGCTCGGCGATGTAGCGGTCGAACTCGGCGGTTCCGGCGACGAGGTAGGCGAGGTCCCGGTCGGGGAGCTGGATCCACCAGCGCTCCATGAGGTCGCGCGCGACCTGGATGTGGTGGCCGGCGATCCGGTTCCCGACTCCGCGGCTCCCGGAGTGCAGGAACAGCCAGACCGAGTCCGCCTCGTCGAGGCTGACCTCGATGAAGTGGTTCCCGCTTCCGAGCGATCCGAGCTGGCGGCGCCAGTCGGCCATGTGCTCGGACGGGTCGAAGCCGGCCTCCTCGGCGAGCGACTCCAGCTCGGCGATCCTCGGCGCCGCGGTGTCCACGATCTTCGCGTTCTTCCCACCCGCTGACAGCGGGATGGCGCGCTCGATCCGCTGACGGAGCACGCTGAGCGGCGCGACGCCGGCACGGGCGTCGAGGTCGCCCGCCGTGAACTGCGTGCGGACCGCGATCATGCCGCACCCGATGTCGACGCCGACGGCGGCGGGCATGACGGCGTCGAGCGTGGGGATGACGGATCCCACGGTCGCCCCTCGGCCGAGGTGCGCGTCGGGCATGAGCGCGAGATGCGGGAAGATGAAGGGCATGGCGGAGGCGAGGCGCGCCTGCTCCTCCGTGTTCGGCTCGAGGATGCTCGCCCAGCTGACGAGCCGGTCGGTGATGTGCTTCATGGTCCTTTCGATTCTGTGGAGACGGATGGACGCCCGGTCGTCCGGTCGCGTCCCGGTCTGCAGATCGAGAGGTGAGGACGTCCGAGCGGCGATGCTCGGACGTCGGGTGACGTGCGAGCTAGTCGCGCTGCAGGAGGGTGCCGGGGGCGCGCGTCGCGCTCCGCTCGGGTGCGGCGTCACCCGATCGGCGGTCGTGCTCGAGATGCTCGCGCATGACGCGACCCCTCCTCTCCTGCGTGTCCATGCGCCGGACGCCGGCGCAGCCTTGCGACGCTAGCGACCGCCCCGCGTCGATGTCAAGCTTTCATCGCATTCCGGTCGTCGTCGCCTCGGGTCTAGGCTCGACGGGTGACGGACACGAAGGATCGCGGCACCGGCTTCCGCGCACGGATCGACCACTGGTTCCACATCTCCGAGCGCGGCTCGACCGTCTCGCGCGAGGTGCGCGGCGGCTTCGTGAGCTTCTTCGCGATGGCCTACATCGTGATCCTCAACCCGCTCATCATCGGCGGATTCTCGGCCGAGCAGGCGGCGGTCGACGTCGTCGGCGGATGGCTGCCGAACGCGCAGGTCGCCGCCGCGACCGGGCTCACCGCCGGCGTCATGACGATCCTGTTCGGGATCGTCGCCCGCCTGCCCTTCGCCCTGGCCGCCGGTCTGGGCATGAACAGCTTCCTCGCCGTGAACGTCGTCGGGCAGGTGACCTGGCCCGAGGCCATGGGGCTCGTCGTCGTCAACGGCGTCATCATCGTGCTCCTCGCGGCGACGGGCCTGCGGAAGATGATCTTCGACGCGGTGCCGCTGGAGCTCAAGATCGCGATCACGGTGGGCATCGGCATGTTCATCGCCTTCATCGGCCTCGTCGACTCCGGCTTCGTGCGCAGCTCCGGCGCGAGCTCGCCGCCCGTCCAGCTGGGCGAGGCGGGCTCGATCGCGACGGTGCCGACGGCCGTGTTCCTGGTCGGCCTCGTGCTCATGGGCGTCCTCATGGCGCGGAAGGTGAAGGGCGCGCTCCTCATCGGCATCCTCGGCACGACGGTGCTCGCGATCATCGCGGAGGCCGTCTTCCGGCTCGGCTCGAGCGTCGAGAGCCCGGGCGGCTGGAGCCTCAACGTCCCCACGCTCCCCGCCTCCCTCGTCTCGCTGCCCGACTTCTCGCTCGTGGGGCAGTTCGATCCCTTCGGCGCCTTCGCGCGCATCGGGCCGCTGGCGGCGTCGATGCTCGTCTTCACGCTGCTCTTCCTGAACTTCTTCGACGCCATGGGCACCATGACGGGTCTCGCGAAGGGCGCCGAGCTGGCGGACGAGAAGGGCGACTTCCCGCGCCTGCGCTCGGCGCTCATCGTGGAGGGCGTCGGCGCGATCGCGGGCGGCGCGAGCTCGACCTCGAGCAACACCGTGTTCGTCGACTCGGCCGCCGGCATCGGCGAGGGGGCGCGCACGGGACTCGCGAGCGTCGTGACGGGCGCGCTGTTCCTCGTCGCCGTCTTCCTCACGCCGCTGACGCAGGTCGTCCCGCTCGAGGTGGCCGCCGCCGCGCTCGTCGTCGTCGGGACGCTCATGGTCGCGCAGATCCGCGAGCTGGAGTGGACGGACTTCTCGAGCGCGCTCCCG
The Homoserinibacter sp. YIM 151385 DNA segment above includes these coding regions:
- a CDS encoding putative quinol monooxygenase, which produces MSEVRLAGQLVCKNADESAPVRRYLPAHIELTEAEPGCISFEVTPTEDPLIWIVTERFAHADAFTAHQARVAGSEWGRMTAGIARDYTVSGLTD
- a CDS encoding amidohydrolase, coding for MSASPSSTVTAITGGYVVPVAGPAIEGGTVLVERGTITAVGSREQVAVPDGARIVDAAGRWVLPGFIEAHGHVGIHEEGVGVEGNDTNEMTGPNMAGVRAIDAIDIDDEGFRDALRGGITSVVVKPGSGNPIGGRTLAMKTWGGRTIDEQVISDAVSVKSALGENPKRVYGAKAQTPSTRLGVALVIRQAFEEARHYAASRAEAALESKPFKRDLALETLAAVLDGELIWDQHVHRHDDIATAIRLADEFGYRLVINHGTEGNKVADVLAERDIPVIFGPMFTARAKVELKDRAIANLAALARAGVRVAITTDHPVVPIDFLVHQASLAVKEGLPRQVALEALTVNPAAILGLDGRVGALAPGLDADLVIWSGDPLDVGSRAELVLVGGREVYRWDAAAGLGRVVERAERFA
- a CDS encoding uracil-xanthine permease family protein; amino-acid sequence: MALPWKLHGDGREVGASEIVQPEERLSWPRTVGFGAQHVIAMFGATFLVPRITGFDPSATLLFSGLGTLLFLLITRNRLPSYLGSSFAFLAPIGAATAAAGQGAALAGVIVVGVLLMIVGAIVHRVGTRWIDVLMPPVVSGAIVALIGFNLAPAAKTNFEASPLIATITLLAIILSAVLFKGLLGRLSIIIGVVVGTIAAAIAGEFDLGAFNEAPLLGLPVFTLPEFSPQHLTIYLMFLPVVLALVAENVGHIKGVGQLIDRDLSPLTGRALFADGLASTIAGLGGGSPTTTYGENIGVMSATRVFSTAAYWVAGIVAILLALSPKVGALIFAIPEGVLGGVTTALYGLIGIIGVRIWVENRVDFSKPKNQLTAGVALIMAIADFTVSGGGMTFTGIILGTVAALVVYHLMSALARWRGTEDERLT
- a CDS encoding GNAT family N-acetyltransferase; translated protein: MHLPDHRSIPVDDTSRRALADRGLDYRLVDTADHADFDPWLQAEVRGFLGGEEAADRLEALRGSMGSRRTVGVYDRSGAEPGIPIATLSSWAEELTIPGRRVVPAWAISSVTVAPTHRRRGIARALLEGELRVAAAAGLPLAMLTVSEASIYGRYGFAPAAFATEWRIDARRAGWIGPEPAGRVDLVSRERFREEAPVLHDRVRVARPGEIRPWPGLWERMAGLQKGGEEEGRKLRAIRCADEHGVTQGLAIYRIAGGEEDFSNHELHLSYLLSATADAEAALWRFVLSHDLVGTVTAPLRSVDEPLRWWLADQRAAKVTVRDHQWLRILDPAALGLPSDLDLERPGRALADWLASGEETPHLSVWY
- a CDS encoding RtcB family protein — its product is MKHITDRLVSWASILEPNTEEQARLASAMPFIFPHLALMPDAHLGRGATVGSVIPTLDAVMPAAVGVDIGCGMIAVRTQFTAGDLDARAGVAPLSVLRQRIERAIPLSAGGKNAKIVDTAAPRIAELESLAEEAGFDPSEHMADWRRQLGSLGSGNHFIEVSLDEADSVWLFLHSGSRGVGNRIAGHHIQVARDLMERWWIQLPDRDLAYLVAGTAEFDRYIAELRWAQRYALLNREEMMDRLVQQLAGWIGEPVVEHERINCHHNFTQLERHFGKDVWLSRKGAISARPGEMGLIPGSMGTASYVVRGLGHPMSLHSSPHGAGRRFSRSAARRRFTHAELREAMTGIEFRDSEAFLDEIPAAYKDIDQVMSDAEGLVEIVHRLRQVVNVKGE
- a CDS encoding NCS2 family permease → MTDTKDRGTGFRARIDHWFHISERGSTVSREVRGGFVSFFAMAYIVILNPLIIGGFSAEQAAVDVVGGWLPNAQVAAATGLTAGVMTILFGIVARLPFALAAGLGMNSFLAVNVVGQVTWPEAMGLVVVNGVIIVLLAATGLRKMIFDAVPLELKIAITVGIGMFIAFIGLVDSGFVRSSGASSPPVQLGEAGSIATVPTAVFLVGLVLMGVLMARKVKGALLIGILGTTVLAIIAEAVFRLGSSVESPGGWSLNVPTLPASLVSLPDFSLVGQFDPFGAFARIGPLAASMLVFTLLFLNFFDAMGTMTGLAKGAELADEKGDFPRLRSALIVEGVGAIAGGASSTSSNTVFVDSAAGIGEGARTGLASVVTGALFLVAVFLTPLTQVVPLEVAAAALVVVGTLMVAQIRELEWTDFSSALPVFLTIIVMPLTYSIANGIGVGFLSWVLIRGLSGRAREISPLLWIVAAGFVLFFVRGPIEQLLGG